One genomic window of Etheostoma spectabile isolate EspeVRDwgs_2016 chromosome 5, UIUC_Espe_1.0, whole genome shotgun sequence includes the following:
- the dusp2 gene encoding dual specificity protein phosphatase 2, giving the protein MSSSSEPLEISGNELVQILRTPREQHTAAGCVLLDCRPFLDFSFTHIFESRNVNWNSVLRRRSKSSVVALEWLIPDKTLQGRLRRGEFSPVVVVDERSRSVADLKAESVAQMLLTALQNEVQTPICFLQGGFEGFSEAYPELCYSSASNHLSAVEPEPTVTGRRTPAYDQGGPVELLPFLFLGSAIHSSRRETLAAAGITAVLNVSSTCPNFYEGEFQYLRLTVEDSLAADIRACFTTAIAFIDSVKQSGGRVLVHCQAGISRSATICLAYLMHTQRVKLDEAFDFVKQRRQVISPNLAFMGQLLQFETDVLCHG; this is encoded by the exons ATGAGTTCAAGCAGTGAGCCTTTGGAAATAAGTGGCAATGAGCTGGTTCAAATACTCAGGACCCCCCGGGAACAGCACACCGCTGCTGGCTGTGTGCTGCTCGACTGCAGACCTTTCCTCGACTTTTCTTTTACGCACATTTTCGAGTCCCGAAACGTCAACTGGAACTCAGTGCTGCGTCGTAGATCCAAGAGCTCAGTGGTGGCTCTGGAGTGGCTCATCCCGGACAAGACGCTCCAGGGCCGGCTGCGGCGCGGGGAGTTCTCcccggtggtggtggtggatgaGCGCAGCCGCTCCGTGGCCGACCTGAAGGCAGAGAGCGTGGCCCAGATGCTGCTCACCGCCCTGCAAAACGAGGTTCAGACGCCGATCTGCTTTCTGCAAG GTGGATTTGAGGGATTTTCAGAGGCCTATCCAGAGCTCTGTTACAGCTCAGCCAGCAATCACCTCTCTGCAGTGGAACCAGAGCCAACAGTGACAGGTCGGAGGACACCAGCATATGATCAG GGTGgtccagtggagctgctgcccTTCCTGTTTTTGGGCAGTGCCATCCACTCATCCCGCAGAGAGACCCTCGCAGCTGCGGGCATCACAGCTGTGCTCAACGTTTCCTCCACATGCCCTAACTTCTATGAGGGGGAGTTTCAGTACCTGCGGCTCACTGTGGAGGACAGCCTAGCTGCTGACATCCGAGCCTGCTTCACCACAGCCATCGCCTTCATCG ACTCAGTGAAGCAAAGTGGTGGTCGGGTGTTGGTGCATTGCCAGGCAGGTATCTCCCGCTCTGCTACCATATGTCTGGCCTACCTCATGCACACGCAGCGCGTCAAGCTGGATGAGGCCTTTGACTTTGTGAAGCAGCGGCGTCAGGTCATCTCCCCCAACCTGGCCTTTATGGGACAGCTGCTGCAGTTTGAGACTGACGTGCTGTGCCATGGATGA